Part of the Natronobacterium gregoryi SP2 genome, AGGTGTGGAAGCGTCGGGTTCCAGGCGAAACACCGTGCCTGGAGAGCAAGCGAGAGTCGATCCGCGCGATCGAACGTCCGGTCGAGACTCGAGAGGCCGAGATGAGTCGCCCGATCGACCACACCGCGTTCGGTCCCGAGACGGGCGGCCGACGCCTGCCGGATCGAGCGGACGTCTGCCTGCAAGACGGGAAGAAACCGGAAGACGAGCGCGATTCCGATGCCCAGTAGCTGGCCGGGTTTCCCTGGGATCGTCCGCTGGATCGCACCACGAGACTCCCGAACAGGGGTCGAACGAACGTAGGCCGCGCTGACGAGCAGGATGAGCAAGACGCGGTAGCTCGCGCGAGCGGATGCCAGGCCATCGGAGAGGTCGAACCACGGCGACCCGAGCGTCGCGCCCGCGACGAGCGGTGCCATCGCGAGGATCACCAGCGCGAATTGGTAGGCGTACAGCGTCCGCACGAGCGACACACCCGCGACCGCCAGCATGCCTGCAGTCACGGCCGACAGCGCGAACAACGCCGGCACGCTCGTGTGCGCCAGCGCCGTCGCGGTGAAGCCGATCTGGACCGCGAGCTTCGATCGCGGATCGAGCCGGTGGGCCAGTGTGTCGTCGGGTTCGTAACTCAACATTGTGGGACGCGAACTGGGACTCCCGCTAACTGCTCTCCGGCTTGTGCCGGCGGCGCGTCGACGACGACGTCGCCGTCTGCCATCGCGATCACCCGGTCCGCGAGTCCGAAGACGTCCCGGAGGTCGTGCGTCGCGAGCAAGATGCCGGTTCCGTCGGCCGACAGCGCCTCGAGTCGCTCGAGCACCGACTCCCGGGCGGGTTCGTCGAGGCCAGTAAACGGCTCGTCGAGGACGAGGTGGGTTGGCTCCATCGCCAGCGCGCCGGCGATGGCCACGCGAGCCTGTTCGCCACCGGAGAGGCTGTCGATTCGCTCGTCCTCGCGGCCCGTGAGGTTGACCCCCTCGAGTGCGTTCTCGACCCGGCGGTCGATCTCCCCGCGCTCGAGACCGAGGTTCTCGGGGCCGAAGGCAACGTCGGCACCGATGGTGGCGGCGACGAACTGGTCGCGTGGGTGCTGGAAGACCATGCCGACGCTGGCACGAGCTGCGACGACGTTTTCCTCGACAGGCGTGCCGTCGACGCGGACCGTCCCCGAGTCGGGAGAGAGCAAGCCGTTGCAGTGGCGCAACAGGGTGGTCTTCCCGCTGCCGTTCGCGCCCGCAAAGAGGACGAACTCGCCGTCGTCGATCGAAAGCGAGAGTTCCTCGAGGACGGGAACATCCTCGAAGGCGTAGGTAACCGAGCGAAACTCGATCACGGTCTCACCCCCGAAACGAGACGCGGCGTCACGTGCCGGCTGGCCTGATCCGGCCGGTCTTGACGATCGCGATTGCGGCCGCCATCTTGAGGAGTTCGAAAGGGAGAAACGGCAGCGCGCTCGCGACGACTGCCTCGCGGATGCTCAACTCGAAGAGCCAGGCAGTGTATCCCGCCCCCATAGCGTAGATGATCGCTGTGGCGGCGACCAGAACCGCGCCGAGCGCGGGGACCGAGACCGTCGCCGGATCGCGGAGATCGGTCCCACGGTGGACGAGGAGGCCGATCAGTGCCGCGGCGATCGGATACGACAGGAGGAAGCCGCCGGTCTCGCCGACCAGGACGCCGGGGCCACCGGTCATTCCGGCGAAGATCGGTGCGCCGACCGTTCCGGCCGCGAGATAGAGTACCATCGAGAGCCCACCCCAGACTGGTCCGAGAACGATACCGGCCAGAAAGACGAACAACACCTGTAACGTGAGCGGAATCGACGTGAACGGGATCGGGATCGTGATCTGTGCTGCGGCACCGATCAGCGCGGCGAACAGCGCCGCCCGTGCGAACTGACGGACGACGCCGTCGTCGACCGGTTGTACTGACCCGTGTTCGGTTTCCATGCACCTCGCTCTCTCGTAAACCCAGTTCAAAACTTCGGTTTCCGAGATCGATCTCGCTCGAGCAACGTCGACCGTTCGGTCTCACTCGTCGCCAGAAACAGGCCGCTTCCTGTCGGTGCCGGTGAACGTCGATCCGGCCGTTCGAGACTTACAGAGCGCGTCCCCGCCGGCCAGGGAATCGATCACTCGATCGCGGTAATAGCATATTGCATCGGATTCCGTACCGAAACGACCGGCGCGTTTATGCGCCGATTCGCTCGGGTATCGAGAAAATGCGCTTCGATCGGACGCGGAACGGCCATCGAGGGTATCGAACGGGCAGCAGGGAAGCGTCGCAGGTCTTCGGGGACGCGTCCGGGCGAGTTGAGCGAGGAGGACTGCAATGAGACGGCTGCGGCCGCGGGCGCGAGAGATTTCCGTCACGGTGACTATCGTCTTCGTGGTGACAAGCGTCGTCGCACTGCCGTTGCTCGGCGGCGGTCTGGTAGGGGCCAGTGAGGACGCCACCGTCGACGACAGCATCTCCGGCGGACAGGTCGGCGAGATGACCGGCGACGGTCTCGAGTTGCTCTCTTTCGAGTCGACCGATGCAGCCGCGATACAGCTCCAGGCGGACCGCGAGGAGACCGTCGAGGCCGGCGTCGACGAGGGGATCGATCTCGCCGAACAACAGGGCGTCGAGGTGACAGACGAGCAACGCGAGGCCGCCCTCGAGGGGGCAAGTGAGTTCGTCCCCGAGCACGAGGGGGCCGACGACGATCAGGTGCAAGAGGCGACGAAGGGTGCCGTCCACGGCTCGCTCGTCGCGACACAGGAGGCAAACGTCACGGCGATCCAGTACGCCGTCGGCGGCGCAGTCGACGGGGCGCTCGCCCAGCACGCGACCGTCGAGGCGACACAGCTACAGCGAGCGGCCAAAGGTGCTGCGTACGGGGCGATCGCACAGGAACAGCGCGTGACCGTCGAACAGATCCAGGTTGCGACGCGAGGTGGCGCGGCCGGTGCCGCGAGCGAAGCCGGCGAGCGCGGCTTCGAGAACGGCACCGAGATCGAAGAAGCCGCTAACGGTGCCAGCTACGGCGTCCTCGAGCAGTACCAGACGATCACGGTCGAGCAACGCCAGCAGGTCACCCTCGAGCACGTCCAGCACGCGGCCACGGGTGCAAGCGCCGGTGCGATCGAAGGTGTGACGACCGACCAGGAACTCGAGGTCGAAGGCGAGCAGTCCCAGCGGGCCGACGTCAAACAGGTCCAGAAAGCAGCGACGGGAGCCGCGAAAGGGGCGCTCGTTCACCGACAGACAGTAACGGTCGAACAGACCCAGTCCGCAGCCTGGGGTGCCAGTGCAGGGGCACTGAAAGGCATCCAGTCGGTGACGGTCGAACAGGTCCAGCAGGTCACGATCACTGGCCTCCAGGAAGCGTCGTTCGGAGCGGCGACGGGTGCTATCGAGCAGAGCCAGGAGGCGACCGTCGAACAGATTCAGGCCGCAGCCGATGGGGGTGCACACGGCGTGCTGGTCCAGCAGCAGGAGGTGACGGTGACGCAGAAACAGTACGCGGCGGCCGGCGCGGCCAAAGGTGCCGTCGAGTCGGCAATCCAGTACCAGGTCGTCGAGATCGAACAGATCCAGAGTGCTGCCTTCGGGGCCGGCGAAGGAGCGGTGACCCAGCAACAACTCGTCGACGTCACGCAGATTCAGCAACTCGCCCGGGGGAGTGCGGATGGCGCGCTCTCGCAACACCAGGAGGCGACTGTCGAACAGATTCAGGCCGGAGCGACGAGTGCGAGCCAGGAAACCGCTCGCGCCGTCCAGTACCAGCGGATCAGCGTCACCCAACTGCAGACGCTGACGGCAGACCTCGCGGCCAACGCGACGGCGTACGCGGTCGACGAGGGGATCGACGACGTCGTCGAGGTAACCCAGTACGTCGAGATCGAGATTGGCCAGCGGATCGAGGAGATCGACGAACTCGAGGGCGAGGCGACGATCGTCTTCGGCGATCAGGAGTCTGAGGGTGACGCCGTCACCATCGACGCGGTCGACCTCTCCGAAGGTGGGTTCGTGGCGATCTACGACGACCTGGCGGTCGACGCCGATCCCGAAGCCGTGCTCGGCTCTTCGGCGTATCTCGAGCCTGGGGCCTACGACGACGTGACCGTCGAACTCGAGGCGTCACTCGAGGAGAGCCAGCCCCTTACTGCGGTCGTCCACCACGACACGACCGGCGACGAGACGTTCCAGTACGTCGAGACCGACGGCCAGGAGGACGAGCCGTACGTCTCCGAGGGCGGTGCACCGATACTCGACAGTGCGTTCGTGACTGTCGACGAGGAACCAGCACCTGCCCCAGACGGGACGCTCGAGGTTTCGGACCAGGTCGGTGACGGCGAGACGCTGACGGTCGAGGCGGCGAACGCTTCGGTCGAGTACACGGTGTCGGCCGAGTACGACGACGAGCGCGTAGATAGCGAACCGTTCGATGCAGATACGGGAGTCGAGAACCTGGATCTGGCACTCGAGCCGCCGATCGAAGACGACACGACCGTCGACGTCTCTGTCCGCGACGCCGAAGACGATGCAACGCTCGCGAGCGAGACGATCGAATACGAACTCGAGGACGACCCCGGGCCAGTGCCCGAAGCGGAGCTCGAGGTCGCAGACCAGCGTGGTGACGGCGAGAGCGTGACGGTCGCCGAGGCGAACGCGACGGTCGACTACGCAGTCACCGTCGCCCAGGAGGACGCGGACGACCGCCTCGTCGAAACCGAGCCGTTCCCCGCAGGTGAGGGGGTCGAAAACGAATCGATCGATCTCGTCGACCCGCTCGAGGACGACGCGACGCTCGAGGTTTCGGTTCTCGACGCGGGAGACGGCGAGACACTGGCGATCGACACTCTCGAGTACACGCTCGACGAGGAGTTCGAAGTCGAGTTCGTCGACTGCACCCGTGCCGAGGTCACCGACTCGCTCGAGGACGGTGACACGGTCGCGGCCAGCACCGGGTTCTACACCGCCGGCGGGTTCGGGAACACGATTGCCGAGGACTTCGTGACGATCGGCGAGGACGTGGACGCACCGTTTACGGGAACGATCGTCTTCGAGGTCGGCGACGGCGAGGGCGTCGTCGAGGCCGACGAGGAGGAAGTAGTCGTCGACGTCGGCGACTACGGGGACTACGGAACGACTATCACGGGCATCAGTTCGCCCGAGGCGTTCCCGTTCGCGAGTATCGATCACCCCCACCCCGAGGCCGAGGCGTGTCTCGAAGAGACGCGACCGGAACTGCCGTCGATCTCCGTCGAGGAGACGTCGGTCGTCGACGCGGGCAACGACGACCCGCCGACGATCGACGTCACATTCGGCTACGAGAACCCCAACGACGCGAGCGTCTTCGTCGGAACGGAACTCGAGGGGACGACCGCCGACGAACCGACCGACGAACTCGAACCCGGCGACAACGCGTTCACCGTCGAGTGGACGCCCGAGACCGACGACGAGCGACTCGCCTGGATCGTCGACATGACGATCTACGACTACGACGAGGTGCTCACGGCCGAGACCGCTCTCGCCGGCGACATCGTCGCCGTCCCCGAGGAACCCGCGACGTTCCTGATCGACGACGTAACGACGAACTCGCCCGTTCAGCAGGGAGAAGAACTCGAGGTCGATGCGGCCATTACGAACGTCGGCGACGAGGCTGGGACACAAGACGTGGAACTGTCGCTCGACGGCGAAGCCGACTCGAGCACGCTCGATCTCGAAGCCGACGAGTCGACGACAACGTCGCTGTCGGTAGCGACCGACGATTTCGAGTCTGGCGAGTCCACTGCGACGATTTCGACCGCCAACGACAGTGTCGACACACCGGTAACAGTCGAGGAGCCGGAAGAGCCTGCGACGTTCCTGATCGACGACATAACGACGAACTCGCCCGTTCAGCAGGGAGAAGAACTCGAGGTCGACGCGACGATAACCAACGTGGGCGAGGAGACCGGCATGCAGGACGTGGCACTGGCGATCGACGGCGAGCTGGTCGACGACGCCGAACTGACGCTCGAGCCCGACGAGTCGGGGACGGTTGCGCTGACGACAGCGACCGACGGCCTCGAGCCCGGCGAGTACGATATGACGGTCTCGACCGACGACGACACCGTGGCGGGAACCGCGATCGTCGACACACCAGCCACCGACGACGGCGTCGAAACCGGCACAGAGCCCGAAGCGCCCGACGACGGCGTCGAAACCGGCACAGAGCCCGAAGCGCCCGACGACGGCGTCGAAACCGGCACAGAGCCCGAAGCGCCCGACGACGGCGTCGAAACCGGCACAGAGCCCGAAGCACTAGACGACGGCACCGAGATACCGGGGCCGGGCGAGAACGGTGCGGATGGGACGGACACGGGAACCGAAACTGGCGACGACACCGGCGCGGTAGGAGCGAATTCCATCGAACGAGAGTCTGAACAACCCGAAACCGGAGACGA contains:
- a CDS encoding energy-coupling factor transporter transmembrane component T family protein; the protein is MLSYEPDDTLAHRLDPRSKLAVQIGFTATALAHTSVPALFALSAVTAGMLAVAGVSLVRTLYAYQFALVILAMAPLVAGATLGSPWFDLSDGLASARASYRVLLILLVSAAYVRSTPVRESRGAIQRTIPGKPGQLLGIGIALVFRFLPVLQADVRSIRQASAARLGTERGVVDRATHLGLSSLDRTFDRADRLSLALQARCFAWNPTLPHLSFTRSDVPVLGLALVLAVTAVL
- a CDS encoding energy-coupling factor ABC transporter ATP-binding protein: MIEFRSVTYAFEDVPVLEELSLSIDDGEFVLFAGANGSGKTTLLRHCNGLLSPDSGTVRVDGTPVEENVVAARASVGMVFQHPRDQFVAATIGADVAFGPENLGLERGEIDRRVENALEGVNLTGREDERIDSLSGGEQARVAIAGALAMEPTHLVLDEPFTGLDEPARESVLERLEALSADGTGILLATHDLRDVFGLADRVIAMADGDVVVDAPPAQAGEQLAGVPVRVPQC
- a CDS encoding biotin transporter BioY encodes the protein METEHGSVQPVDDGVVRQFARAALFAALIGAAAQITIPIPFTSIPLTLQVLFVFLAGIVLGPVWGGLSMVLYLAAGTVGAPIFAGMTGGPGVLVGETGGFLLSYPIAAALIGLLVHRGTDLRDPATVSVPALGAVLVAATAIIYAMGAGYTAWLFELSIREAVVASALPFLPFELLKMAAAIAIVKTGRIRPAGT
- a CDS encoding DUF7282 domain-containing protein; amino-acid sequence: MRRLRPRAREISVTVTIVFVVTSVVALPLLGGGLVGASEDATVDDSISGGQVGEMTGDGLELLSFESTDAAAIQLQADREETVEAGVDEGIDLAEQQGVEVTDEQREAALEGASEFVPEHEGADDDQVQEATKGAVHGSLVATQEANVTAIQYAVGGAVDGALAQHATVEATQLQRAAKGAAYGAIAQEQRVTVEQIQVATRGGAAGAASEAGERGFENGTEIEEAANGASYGVLEQYQTITVEQRQQVTLEHVQHAATGASAGAIEGVTTDQELEVEGEQSQRADVKQVQKAATGAAKGALVHRQTVTVEQTQSAAWGASAGALKGIQSVTVEQVQQVTITGLQEASFGAATGAIEQSQEATVEQIQAAADGGAHGVLVQQQEVTVTQKQYAAAGAAKGAVESAIQYQVVEIEQIQSAAFGAGEGAVTQQQLVDVTQIQQLARGSADGALSQHQEATVEQIQAGATSASQETARAVQYQRISVTQLQTLTADLAANATAYAVDEGIDDVVEVTQYVEIEIGQRIEEIDELEGEATIVFGDQESEGDAVTIDAVDLSEGGFVAIYDDLAVDADPEAVLGSSAYLEPGAYDDVTVELEASLEESQPLTAVVHHDTTGDETFQYVETDGQEDEPYVSEGGAPILDSAFVTVDEEPAPAPDGTLEVSDQVGDGETLTVEAANASVEYTVSAEYDDERVDSEPFDADTGVENLDLALEPPIEDDTTVDVSVRDAEDDATLASETIEYELEDDPGPVPEAELEVADQRGDGESVTVAEANATVDYAVTVAQEDADDRLVETEPFPAGEGVENESIDLVDPLEDDATLEVSVLDAGDGETLAIDTLEYTLDEEFEVEFVDCTRAEVTDSLEDGDTVAASTGFYTAGGFGNTIAEDFVTIGEDVDAPFTGTIVFEVGDGEGVVEADEEEVVVDVGDYGDYGTTITGISSPEAFPFASIDHPHPEAEACLEETRPELPSISVEETSVVDAGNDDPPTIDVTFGYENPNDASVFVGTELEGTTADEPTDELEPGDNAFTVEWTPETDDERLAWIVDMTIYDYDEVLTAETALAGDIVAVPEEPATFLIDDVTTNSPVQQGEELEVDAAITNVGDEAGTQDVELSLDGEADSSTLDLEADESTTTSLSVATDDFESGESTATISTANDSVDTPVTVEEPEEPATFLIDDITTNSPVQQGEELEVDATITNVGEETGMQDVALAIDGELVDDAELTLEPDESGTVALTTATDGLEPGEYDMTVSTDDDTVAGTAIVDTPATDDGVETGTEPEAPDDGVETGTEPEAPDDGVETGTEPEAPDDGVETGTEPEALDDGTEIPGPGENGADGTDTGTETGDDTGAVGANSIERESEQPETGDDSEATDESVGPEAEPAQTELSDDGPQIKADSTATHSLETAAGVV